Sequence from the Streptomyces sp. R33 genome:
GCGCCGGGTGACCCTGACCTTCGAACCGACGTGGAGCGGAGCGCCGTCGAGCGGGCGGGCGGAGACGGCGCTGCTCTGCCACTCCGGCAGATGCGTGGGGTCCGTCACGTAGTCGAAGACGTCTTCGGGACTGCGGGAGATGTCGATGCTTTCTCTGATCGCGGACATGGCGACCCCTTCACTGCCCCCTGCTTGTCCTCGTCTTCTTCTCTCATTCCAAACTACCGCGCAGGTCAGGCGGTGACCCGGTGCCCGGCTCGGTGCTTTCGCGCGGACATCGCCGCGTAGACGAGGACACCCGCGAAGAGGAACAGGACGCCCTGGTAGACGGCCGCGTAGCCGGAGCCGGCGACCAGCCACATCGAGAAGGCGAAGGCCAGGCCGGCGAGGACGCCGTCGCGGACCAGGCGGCCGCGGTGGACGCGCTCGGACTGCCCGGAGAGCAGGAAGTAGATCTGCGCGGCGGTGGCGAGCAGGTACGGGACGGTCGCCGTGAAGGTGGTGACCAGGACCAGGACCTCGAAGACCCCGTCCGAGCCCAGCGTGTAGTTGTAGATCGTCAGGCCGGAGGCGAGGACGGCGGTGACGAGCACGCCGGCCACGGGGACGCCCCGCTTCTTCGTCTCGAAGACCTTCGGGAAGAGCCCGTCGCGGGCGGCGGCGTACGGGGTCTGGGCGCTGAGCAGGGTCCAGCCGTTGAGGGCGCCGAGCATCGAGATCACGGCCGCGCAGGCGACGAGGGTGCCGCCCCACGTACCCCCGGCCCCTCCGTCTGCAGAAAACATCGCGTTGACGGCGTCGGTGAAGGGGGCCTCGGAGGAGACCAGCTTCTCGTGGGAGACCAGGCCGAAGACGGAGAGGGTGCCCAGCAGGTAGACGACGGCCGCTCCGGCGGTGCCCAGGATGGTGGCCCGGCCGACGTTGCGGGCCGGGTCGCGGACCTCGCCCGCGCTGACGGCAGCCGACTCGACGCCGAGGTAGCTGAAGAGGAGGATCGCCGCGGCGGCGGAGACCGCGCCGACGGGGCTCTGGCCGGTGGCCTGGAAGGGCCCGAGGTTCGCCGGGTCGAAGAAGAACAGCCCGCCCACCGCGACCAGCAGCAGCGGGGCGAACTTCAGCACGGTGGCGACCAGTTGGACGGTGCCGACGTACCGGGTGCCGGCCAGGTTGGCGAGCGCCGGGAGCCACTGCACGAGGAGGGCGGCCAGGCACATCGCCGCCTTGTGGTCCCCGATGGCCGGGAAGAGCACGGCGAGGTAGCCGACGGCCGCCACGGCGAGGGCCGCGTTCGAGACCCAGGCGGTGATCCAGTAGCTCCAGGCCGCGAGGAAGCCGGCGAAGTCACCGAACGCGGCGCGGGCGTAGACGTACGGGCCGCCGGTCTGCGGGAGCCGCTGCGCGAGCCGGCCGAAGACGAGGGCGAGGGCGATCGCGCCGGCGGTGAGCACGCCGAAGGCGACCAGGCTGATCGTGCCGAACGGCGCCACGGAGGCGGGCAGCAGGAAGATCCCGCCGCCGACGATGTTGCCCATGACCAGGCAGGTCGCGACCGGGAGGCCGAAGCGCCGGGCGTGGGGGCTCGCCGCCTCCTCGGCCGGTGCGGGTGTCGCGGCAGGGGCGGGTGCGGGGGCGCGCAGGGTGGAGCTCACGGGTGGTACGCCTCGGGTGTTTCATATGCTGGACAGGTCGACATATCGTCGGGCAAGCCCAAAGCCGCACCAAATCAATGGTTTTCGTCCTGCACGGAGGCCCTTGCGGAAGGAAAGGTTCCGCTCGAACCGGCCTCCGGCCGTGGATCCTCCGCGGATGCGGTCAGCGGCACCTGGGGCCCGTCCGCCTCCCGCAGCCAGCGCCGCAGTACCTCGTGCACCGCCTCCGCACCCACCAGGTCGGGGTCCGGCTCCGACAGCTGCGTCGGCCACATCAGGAACGGGTGCCCCTGCTCCCCGCCCAGGCCTCCGTGCGAGCCGATCTGCTCCTCGAAGGCGTGCACCGACCCGGTCCGCGGGTCGTACGCCGAGTTCACCATCACGTCGGCCGCGTGCGGGAAGGCGTCGGTCCGGCGGACCGCCTGCGCCGCGCCCGGTCCGAACCGGGCCAGCAGCTCCTGCGCCGCGCCGGGCTCGTCGAGGCGGGCCACCGCCCCGCCCGGGCCCAGCACCTCCCCGTCCACCAGCAGGAACCCGATGCCCGGGTGGTTGGCCAGGGTCGCCAGCAGGGCGGGGTGCGCCCGCTCGATCCGCTCCCGCGAGGCCCGGCCCGGTACGTCCGGGAAGGAGATCAGCCCGAGGTTGCCGGAGGCCAGCACCACCGGGTCCGGGCCCCGCCCGGGGTGGGCCTCGGCGCCCTCCTCCACCGGCCGGTGCAGGGCAGCGAGCACCGCCGCGCGGGCCTCGGCGCCGCTGCGGGTGCGGCCGGCCCGGCGGGAGACCGGCAGCCCGCAGCCCGCGCGGACCAGGTCCTTCAGCGTCAGCCCGTACCGGCTCAGGAAGGTCTCCCCCGGGCTCTGGCCGTGGTCCGACAGCAGCACGATCCGGTACTCCCGGGGTGCGTGCTCGGCGACCCGCGCGATCAGCGCGAGGCTCCGGTCGAGCCGGGCCAGCACCCGGTCGGTGTCCCGGCCGTGCGGCCCCGAATGGTGCGCGACCTCGTCGTAGGCGACCAGGTCCGCGTAGATCGCGGCGCGCCCCGCGAGCATGTCGCCGATCACCGCCGCCACGACGACGTCCCGTTCGACCACCGTCGCGAAGGCCCGGATCAGCGGGTACAGGCCGCCCCGGGCCACCCTCGGCCGCTCCCCCCGCAGCCGGGCCCGCAGCGACTGGCAGATCTCCCGGACGACCTCGGCGACGAAGGAGAGCGCGGTGCGGACGGCATTGGCCGGGTCGGAGAAGTACGCGAAGTAGCCGGCGCGGGAACGGTTCGCCCGGCCCCGCCGCGCCGAGACCGACAGGACGAGGGCCAGCTGGTCGGCGCCGCCGCTGAACAGGTTGCCCCGGCTCGCCCCGTCGAGGGTCAGCAGCCCGCCGTCCCCGGTGCGGGCGATGGCCCGGCGCTGGAGTTCGGCGGCGCTGGTGGGCCGGTTGCAGACCATCACCTCGCCGGTGTCCTTCTCGTACCAGCGGAAGGCGGGCACGTCGAAGCTGGAGCCGTGCAGGATGCCGAGCTGGCTGGCGCCGGTCTGGCTGGACCAGTCGGTGCGCCAGGACGTGAGTCGGTGGCTGCCCTCCAGCCAGCCGGCCACCGTGGGCATCAGGGCGCTGCCCGCGGCGCGGCGCAGGGCCTCGTACCCGACGCCGTCGAGCTGGAGGAAGACCAGTCCGGGGGCGGCCGCGACCGCGCCGGGCGCACCGTCGTGCCGCGTACGCCGACGGCGGCGGTCGGCGAGCCGGTAGAGCCTGCGCCGGTACGCCTCGTCGTCGCGCACCGCGAGCGCGGTCGAGGTCGCCGAGGCGACGGCGGACATCACCGCGGCCACCACCACGGCGGTCTCCGGGGCCACTTCGCCGCGGCCGGACGGGATCAGGCTGAGGGCGAGCAGCAGCAGCGAGCCGTTGAGGAAGAAGACGAGCAGGCCGAGCACCAGCGCGGGCACCAGCAGCAGGGCCCGGACGAGCACCGGCCACACGAGCGCGCTGAGCAGGCCGAAGGCCCCGGCGCCCCAGGCGGCGGTCAGACCGATCTCGGTGAGGCTGTCGCCGTCGCCGGACTGCAGCCGGAAGTCGGGGAGGATGCCGGCCAGCGCGAGCATCGTCAGGGTGGACACCGCCCAGACGGTGATCACCCGTGCCAGGGCGCTGCCCGTGGTCCGCCACCGTCCTCGCCCCACGCCGTACCGCCTCGTGTCTCCCCCGGACCCGCGGTCCGCGCCGCACCCTCCAGCGTCGCACAGGGCGGCGGCGGGGGCCGGATGACGGGGGTGGCGCACGGACGTACGGAACGCACGGCGCCGGGAGCCGGGGCGCGCGGCCGTCGGGCGGGAGCCTACGTGCCGTCGTAGCCGGCGGTCGGCATGGACAGCCGGCGGTGCACCTCGGCCTTCATGGCGGAGGTGTACTGCGGCTCGGCGAGCCCGGCGGTCTCGAGCCGTACTCCGCGCCGCTCGCACTCGGCGGTGAACTCCTCGACGGAGCGCAGCGCGCGGGCCAGGACCCGGTGGTTGGGGGCGACGAACAGGTCGACCTGGCCGGCTTCGACGTCGCACCAGAGCCCGCAGTGGTCGGCGCGCAGCCCGTAGAAGAGCAGCTCCCTCGTCACGACGTAGCCCTGGCCGGCGGCCCAGCGGGCGCACATGGCGTGCTGGCTCCGGGTGTCGACGGCGAAGGGGTCGGTGTCCAGATCCTCGAGCGGGGCCAGGCTGGCGATCGCGGCCACGCGCAGCTCATCCATGCCGCCCGACCCTACTCCGATCCGCCGCCCGGGAGGAGGGGGCGGCGGCCTCCGGTTCCGGGCGCGGGGGCGGGGCAGGATCTAGGCTCCAAGGGGCCGGTTACGCACGAGCGACGGGGAGGCCGGGTGCCGGTGGAGATCACCTGGTGGGGGCATGCCACGTGCACGGTCGAGGACTCCGGGGTGCGGCTGCTGACGGATCCGCTGTTCGCCCGGCGGCTGGCGCATCTGCGGCGACGGCGCGGGGCGCCGCCCCCGCCGGAGGCGGCCGAGGCGGACGCGGTGCTGGTGTCCCACCTGCATGCCGACCATCTGCACCTGCCGTCGCTGGCCCGGCTGGCGCCCGGGACCAGGCTGCTGGTGCCGCGCGGGGCGCCCCGGGCCGTGCCGGGGCTGGCGCGGGTCGCGGGGGTGCGCGGGCTGGCGGTCACGGAGATGGCTCCGGGCGACGAGGTCGGCGTACGGGCAGGCGTACGGGTGCGGGCGGTCAGTGCGCGGCACGACGGGCGGCGGCTGCCGTTCGGGCCGCATCTCACGCCGGCGCTCGGGTACGTG
This genomic interval carries:
- a CDS encoding amino acid permease; translated protein: MSSTLRAPAPAPAATPAPAEEAASPHARRFGLPVATCLVMGNIVGGGIFLLPASVAPFGTISLVAFGVLTAGAIALALVFGRLAQRLPQTGGPYVYARAAFGDFAGFLAAWSYWITAWVSNAALAVAAVGYLAVLFPAIGDHKAAMCLAALLVQWLPALANLAGTRYVGTVQLVATVLKFAPLLLVAVGGLFFFDPANLGPFQATGQSPVGAVSAAAAILLFSYLGVESAAVSAGEVRDPARNVGRATILGTAGAAVVYLLGTLSVFGLVSHEKLVSSEAPFTDAVNAMFSADGGAGGTWGGTLVACAAVISMLGALNGWTLLSAQTPYAAARDGLFPKVFETKKRGVPVAGVLVTAVLASGLTIYNYTLGSDGVFEVLVLVTTFTATVPYLLATAAQIYFLLSGQSERVHRGRLVRDGVLAGLAFAFSMWLVAGSGYAAVYQGVLFLFAGVLVYAAMSARKHRAGHRVTA
- a CDS encoding phage holin family protein, producing the protein MGRGRWRTTGSALARVITVWAVSTLTMLALAGILPDFRLQSGDGDSLTEIGLTAAWGAGAFGLLSALVWPVLVRALLLVPALVLGLLVFFLNGSLLLLALSLIPSGRGEVAPETAVVVAAVMSAVASATSTALAVRDDEAYRRRLYRLADRRRRRTRHDGAPGAVAAAPGLVFLQLDGVGYEALRRAAGSALMPTVAGWLEGSHRLTSWRTDWSSQTGASQLGILHGSSFDVPAFRWYEKDTGEVMVCNRPTSAAELQRRAIARTGDGGLLTLDGASRGNLFSGGADQLALVLSVSARRGRANRSRAGYFAYFSDPANAVRTALSFVAEVVREICQSLRARLRGERPRVARGGLYPLIRAFATVVERDVVVAAVIGDMLAGRAAIYADLVAYDEVAHHSGPHGRDTDRVLARLDRSLALIARVAEHAPREYRIVLLSDHGQSPGETFLSRYGLTLKDLVRAGCGLPVSRRAGRTRSGAEARAAVLAALHRPVEEGAEAHPGRGPDPVVLASGNLGLISFPDVPGRASRERIERAHPALLATLANHPGIGFLLVDGEVLGPGGAVARLDEPGAAQELLARFGPGAAQAVRRTDAFPHAADVMVNSAYDPRTGSVHAFEEQIGSHGGLGGEQGHPFLMWPTQLSEPDPDLVGAEAVHEVLRRWLREADGPQVPLTASAEDPRPEAGSSGTFPSARASVQDENH
- a CDS encoding MBL fold metallo-hydrolase, producing MPVEITWWGHATCTVEDSGVRLLTDPLFARRLAHLRRRRGAPPPPEAAEADAVLVSHLHADHLHLPSLARLAPGTRLLVPRGAPRAVPGLARVAGVRGLAVTEMAPGDEVGVRAGVRVRAVSARHDGRRLPFGPHLTPALGYVVQGAARTYFAGDTGLFDAMAEEVGPVDVALLPVGGWGPYLGPGHLDAGRAAQALAALAPAAAVPVHYGTYWPIGLDAVRPHEFHAPGEEFVRRARQLAPKVTVRVPDHGERVRLP